Proteins encoded in a region of the Polyodon spathula isolate WHYD16114869_AA chromosome 9, ASM1765450v1, whole genome shotgun sequence genome:
- the LOC121321123 gene encoding 2-oxoglutarate receptor 1-like, protein MEGNASDSASTYKPAPNCTNVDTLMKRYYLPAMYCIIFIVGLLGNLFAITVYLVKMRPWKSSGIIMFNLVVTDFLYMLTLPFLVYYYTNGDSWTMGDFMCRFVRFAFHFNLYGSILFLTCLSVFRYVAIVYPYRTQEVQKKRWGILLCTIVWATAAVAVTPMTTMISLVELQNVMQCLDFASNDLETVWWYGWLLTVLGFLVPLAIVCMCHFSIVRALNTGPHTQSECRIKARRHVVLIIVVFVLCFLPFHISRAIRVETRRPEFDCLVMRRAHAAYIFFRPVAGLHTFFNLALNTTAVDQFQKACAELFNCFRCESKRKEVCNVAVIS, encoded by the coding sequence ATGGAaggcaatgcttcagacagcgCTTCAACTTATAAACCTGCTCCCAACTGCACCAACGTTGATACTCTAATGAAGAGGTATTATCTCCCAGCAATGTATTGTATAATATTCATTGTGGGCTTATTGGGAAACCTGTTCGCCATCACAGTATATCTGGTCAAGATGAGACCATGGAAGAGCAGCGGCATCATCATGTTTAACCTTGTGGTAACagattttctgtatatgttgacTCTGCCGTTTTTGGTATACTATTACACCAATGGCGATTCCTGGACCATGGGAGATTTCATGTGCAGGTTTGTGCGCTTCGCTTTTCACTTCAACCTCTACGGGAGCATCCTGTTCCTCACCTGCCTCAGTGTCTTTCGCTACGTCGCCATTGTCTACCCCTATCGAACTCAGGAGGTGCAAAAGAAACGGTGGGGCATCCTTCTTTGCACCATTGTCTGGGCAACTGCAGCAGTGGCAGTCACCCCCATGACGACAATGATCTCTCTGGTTGAATTGCAGAATGTTATGCAATGCTTAGATTTTGCGAGCAATGACTTGGAAACAGTTTGGTGGTATGGCTGGCTTTTGACAGTGCTGGGGTTTCTTGTACCCTTAGCGATTGTATGCATGTGCCACTTCAGCATTGTACGGGCACTGAACACAGGGCCTCACACTCAGAGTGAGTGCAGGATAAAGGCCCGACGTCATGTCGTCCTCATCATTgttgtgtttgtgctgtgctttCTGCCTTTTCATATATCAAGAGCCATCCGGGTGGAAACCAGGAGACCTGAGTTTGACTGTCTTGTGATGAGGCGAGCTCATGCAGCATACATCTTCTTTAGGCCAGTTGCAGGACTGCACACTTTTTTCAACTTAGCTTTGAATACAACTGCTGTGGATCAGTTTCAGAAAGCCTGTGCTGAGCTTTTCAATTGCTTCCGTTGTGAATCAAAACGCAAGGAAGTTTGCAACGTGGCTGTCATTTCATAA